In the genome of Hydractinia symbiolongicarpus strain clone_291-10 chromosome 5, HSymV2.1, whole genome shotgun sequence, one region contains:
- the LOC130644895 gene encoding uncharacterized protein LOC130644895, protein MRTIGTKYLILLVTCIYVESSLNLGPPGPPGPPGDSRPDYDQLAKKDYGMLDQRLYEEKDRRNQMFNPRQLDAHDQALQAMFGTESNTREQQDEISSRRYDMLNDDVYVAEDHREKEMLNQGFMTSRDQAQRAMSHRRFLREKDQREKEMLGFIPASDYWNANGREINDGEISSRRLNQNDFVARDQRVLEMMRQKFLTARDQSLRAMSRGKLFQERDQREKEMLNQGFVPARDQTQRATSHDKLIQEEDQREKEMLNQGFKPPRDQTHQAMSHDNLFRKKNQRKNA, encoded by the coding sequence ATGAGAACGATTGGAACAAAATATCTGATACTTCTAGTTACATGCATTTACGTGGAAAGTTCACTCAATTTAGGTCCCCCTGGACCACCTGGACCACCTGGAGATAGTAGACCAGATTATGACCAACTAGCAAAAAAAGATTACGGAATGTTAGATCAAAGACTTTACGAAGAAAAAGATCGACGAAATCAAATGTTTAATCCAAGACAACTGGATGCCCATGATCAAGCTCTTCAGGCCATGTTTGGCACAGAGTCTAACACAAGAGAACAACAGGATGAAATATCAAGTCGCAGATATGATATGTTGAACGATGATGTTTATGTGGCGGAAGATCATCGGGAGAAAGAAATGTTAAACCAAGGATTCATGACATCACGTGATCAAGCACAGCGAGCTATGTCACATCGCAGATTTTTACGGGAAAAAGATCAACGGGAGAAAGAGATGTTAGGATTTATACCGGCTAGCGATTACTGGAATGCCAACGGAAGAGAAATAAACGATGGAGAAATTTCAAGTCGTCGATTAAACCAAAATGACTTCGTGGCAAGGGATCAAAGAGTTCTAGAAATGATGAGACAAAAATTTCTTACAGCACGTGATCAATCACTACGAGCCATGTCACGTGGTAAGTTATTCCAGGAAAGAGATCAACGGGAGAAAGAAATGCTAAACCAAGGATTCGTGCCAGCACGTGATCAAACACAGCGAGCTACTTCACATGACAAATTAATTCAGGAAGAAGATCAACGAGAGAAAGAAATGTTAAACCAAGGATTCAAGCCACCACGTGATCAAACACATCAAGCTATGTCGCATGACAACTTGTTCCGCAAAAAAAATCAACGAAAAAATGCTTGA
- the LOC130645974 gene encoding probable ATP-dependent DNA helicase RecS — protein MASKNLVSWLTRWKLFSKLRLALEKGFDPNFVLKPKQIICFEQLINGNDTLAVLPTGYGKSILYQLLPFRAIIEDQQKILSQRGVEVATLTYEREECTEDLFAHLNTEDPVEPNFRVSHEIKNGDIDFLFGHPEAFLSHTGRNLLKSKIYQDNVVACVVDEAHCVELWYIYILCFYIVSGDWNLEKAFKIWLS, from the exons ATGGCGAGTAAAAATTTAGTTAGCTGGCTAACAAGATGGAAACTTTTTTCCAAACTTCGACTTGCTCTAGAGAAAGGTTTTGACCCAAATTTTGTGTTAAAGCCCAAACAAATCATTTGCTTTGAACAACTAATTAATGGAAACGATACTCTTGCGGTTTTGCCTACTGGATATGGGAAATCCATTTTGTACCAGTTACTTCCTTTT CGCGCTATCATTGAGgatcaacaaaaaattttgaGCCAAAGAGGTGTAGAAGTTGCTACACTTACTTATGAAAGGGAAGAATGTACAGAAGATCTTTTTGCACATTTGAATACGGAAGATCCTGTCGAACCAAATTTCAGAGTTtcacatgaaataaaaaatggagatattgattttttatttggaCATCCAGAAGCATTTTTGTCACACACAGGAAGAAATTtactaaaatcaaaaatttatcaGGATAATGTTGTTGCATGTGTAGTAGACGAGGCACATTGTGTGGAATTGTG gtatatatatatattatgtttttatatcGTTTCAGGGGACTGGAATTTAGAAAAAGCTTTCAAGATTTGGTTGTCTTAA
- the LOC130644896 gene encoding uncharacterized protein LOC130644896, whose translation MLALTATAGDKMISKIIKDLSLQNCKIVKASPNRRNVFLSVKKRLPNNYGVKSYEQILLPIATELNETRQDYPITIIYMGLKYCGYAYKLFDMVIENPFCENEITPRAKLYAQFHASTTSCMKEDILEELKSLNSRIRVVFATTAFGMGVNVPQVTNIIHISPPSKLESYIQEIGRAGRNGAQSNAILYYNNSDISKNNLKMDESIKKYCQETDCLRKSLLKYFSFKCETQDNCCENCNPTTTEDFSPVHHIQMSDIDRESIRLELEMINVEKEEDSHLLTFEFNLTHDVIGKISNNFHLITCKRDLLHKFDVWDERYSTKIFDVIRKYLNL comes from the coding sequence ATGCTTGCATTAACCGCAACTGCGGGAGATAAAATGATTTCCAAAATTATAAAAGACTTATCTCTACAGAACTGCAAAATTGTAAAAGCCTCACCAAATCGTAGAAATGTGTTTCTAAGTGTAAAAAAACGACTTCCAAACAACTATGGTGTAAAAAGTTATGAACAAATTCTATTACCAATAGCAACAGAATTAAACGAAACCAGACAAGATTACCCTATCACAATTATATATATGGGTTTAAAATATTGTGGATATGCATATAAACTTTTTGACATGGTTATTGAAAATCCCTTCTGTGAAAACGAGATAACTCCAAGAGCTAAATTGTATGCTCAATTTCATGCATCAACCACTTCATGTATGAAAGAAGATATTTTGGAAGAATTGAAATCCTTAAACTCTCGAATAAGGGTAGTATTTGCAACCACTGCTTTTGGTATGGGTGTTAATGTACCTCAGGTTACTAACATTATTCATATTTCTCCCCCATCAAAACTGGAAAGTTACATACAAGAAATTGGACGTGCAGGGAGAAATGGTGCACAATCAAATGCCATATTGTACTACAACAACTCTGAcatcagtaaaaataatttaaaaatggatgaatcaattaaaaaatattgtcaagaGACTGATTGTCTCAGAAAATCATTGCTCAAATACTTCAGTTTTAAATGCGAAACACAAGACAATTGTTGTGAAAACTGTAATCCTACGACAACTGAAGATTTTTCTCCTGTTCATCATATACAAATGTCAGATATTGATAGAGAATCAATACGTTTAGAGCTAGAAATGATTAATGTTGAAAAGGAAGAAGACTCTCATTTATTAACATTTGAGTTTAATTTGACACATGATGTTATTGGAAAAATTTCCAACAATTTTCATTTAATAACTTGTAAACGTGATTTATTgcataaatttgatgtttggGATGAAAGGTATTCGACAAAAATTTTTGATGTCATCAGAAAATATTTGAATCTATaa